Proteins encoded together in one Phaeodactylum tricornutum CCAP 1055/1 chromosome 25, whole genome shotgun sequence window:
- a CDS encoding predicted protein: MPGTHASTATVRLLRCATVPPVGRSSPSLKRRYQSYAPRVVAATTATADILRNANGSFDSPNYRTLLIRRWASSTTTTTSTTATTTTATSTTSGAPDTTLSTSALGRIESLTSTTSPLALIEPMSMPRIYRYLNLATYQRDELESVFDRIRNGYALQTTHDQKTAVGTGPEATDSDSVDPEETITDSQIQRYLLSRIYELEEESDEVIEEGPVTQTLREQYVQHESQRFLRAFADYATRAPGNGTLLTTTTINKPEFCDLLTTKASQVDLQRTWPITVSMLLVGSSVGVITPAMPFVVEQLSLTASQYGMVVSAFGLAKMLGNIPSAIAVERHGRKPFMTWSLLIIACGVGGIGLANSFEELYICRLLTGLGVSFLSTAGTLMISDLSTPLNRASTYAPIMSAFSAGTALGPALGGILVDQVGLHPTFYMVGVSYLGVAALNRAILNETKTHAVHFPWQQRRSGDDVAGDSLSSSVQDAVGQWVPLLQNSSVRNIMIMNGMYWIALAGSQMTLLPLMLTNSGGLAMSATQVGQVYMSMSLVQIVGNPLFAKVMDKTGKAPAIVTGCTLISTAMVGLAYCDDYTQLAAALGLWSIGSSMLSTAPLAHLSDKVDDAKRAQAIALLRTCGDVGFLIGATGIGALADWTGSLETAMQSSAGLLFTATAWYATRQVLDSRIGAPARKSTS; this comes from the exons ATGCCGGGGACACACGCTAGTACCGCGACGGTACGACTACTCCGGTGTGCGACGGTACCACCAGTCGGTCGATCGTCACCTTCTTTGAAACGGCGGTACCAATCGTACGCTCCCCGAGTGGTGGCGGCGACTACGGCAACGGCAGATATTCTGCGGAATGCCAACGGATCCTTCGATAGTCCTAATTACCGGACACTGCTGATCCGCCGGTGGGCTTCCTCCACGACTACTACAACCAGTACTACTGCGACTACTACAACGGCCACGTCCACAACGAGTGGGGCTCCGGATACTACTTTGTCAACTTCTGCACTCGGTCGGATAGAATCCCTAACGTCGACGACTTCTCCATTGGCCCTGATCGAACCCATGTCCATGCCACGTATTTACCGCTATTTGAATTTAGCAACGTACCAACGAGATGAGCTGGAAAGCGTGTTTGACAGAATACGAAACGGATACGCTCTCCAAACTACACACGACCAAAAGACTGCCGTCGGGACTGGGCCCGAAGCCACGGACTCCGACTCGGTCGATCCAGAGGAAACCATTACGGACTCTCAGATCCAGCGGTATCTACTGTCGCGCATTTACGAGCTCGAAGAAGAAAGTGACGAAGTCATTGAAGAAGGTCCAGTTACTCAGACCTTGCGCGAACAGTACGTACAGCACGAAAGTCAACGCTTTCTCCGAGCCTTTGCGGATTACGCGACGAGGGCACCCGGGAATGGTACGCTTCTGACCACAACGACCATCAACAAACCCGAATTTTGTGACCTTttgacaaccaaagccaGTCAAGTTGATCTACAGCGAACCTGGCCCATTACGGTGAGTATGCTCTTGGTAGGCTCGTCTGTGGGAGTCATCACGCCCGCCATgccttttgttgttgagcAATTGAGTTTGACGGCGAGTCAGTACGGTATGGTGGTCTCGGCCTTTGGATTGGCCAAAATGCTGGGCAACATCCCGTCCGCGATTGCCGTGGAACGACACGGACGGAAACCCTTCATGACCTGGAGTCTACTCATCATTGCCTGCGGCGTGGGCGGCATTGGTTTAGCCAACAGTTTTGAAGAACTCTATATTTGTCGATTACTGACGG GTCTTGGTGTGAGTTTCTTGTCCACGGCCGGCACGCTCATGATTTCAGACTTGTCCACGCCGTTGAATCGCGCGTCCACGTACGCGCCGATTATGAGCGCCTTTTCGGCAGGCACCGCACTCGGACCAGCCCTCGGTGGGATACTAGTCGACCAGGTGGGCCTGCATCCAACATTTTACATGGTCGGGGTTTCGTATTTGGGAGTCGCAGCCTTGAATCGAGCCATTTTGAACGAAACCAAAACACATGCCGTCCATTTTCCGTGGCAACAACGGCGGTCCGGCGATGATGTCGCGGGCGACAGTTTGTCGAGCTCAGTCCAGGACGCAGTGGGTCAATGGGTACCGTTGTTGCAGAATTCGTCCGTCCGCAACATTATGATTATGAACGGGATGTACTGGATTGCATTGGCGGGCTCACAGATGACATTGTTGCCGTTAATGCTGACCAATTCTGGAGGCTTGGCCATGTCCGCGACTCAAGTTGGTCAGGTCTACATGTCCATGAGTctcgtccaaatcgtcggCAACCCGCTATTTGCCAAGGTTATGGATAAGACGGGCAAGGCGCCGGCGATTGTGACGGGTTGCACATTGATCAGTACAGCTATGGTTGGACTCGCCTACTGCGACGATTATACACAATTAGCAGCAGCGCTGGGATTATGGAGTATTGGATCGAGCATGCTCAGTACAGCCCCTCTTGCTCACCTTTCGGATAAGGTAGATGATGCCAAGCGGGCCCAGGCAATTGCACTACTAAGAACCTGCGGGGACGTTGGATTTTTGATAGGGGCCACTGGAATCGGGGCGTTGGCCGACTGGACTGGGAGCCTGGAAACAGCTATGCAAAGCAGTGCCGGTTTGTTGTTCACAGCAACGGCGTGGTATGCAACCAGACAGGTACTGGATTCACGGATAGGAGCGCCTGCGAGAAAGTCGACCTCATAG